One Pseudomonas muyukensis DNA segment encodes these proteins:
- a CDS encoding FCD domain-containing protein, translated as MVFDQVRQRRLSDDIVDRLEGMILEGTLTSGQRLPAERALAEQFGVSRPSLREAIQKLVAKGLLVSRQGGGNYVAESLGSTFSDPLLKLLEGSPEAQRDLLEFRHTLEASCAYYAAQRATEPDRQRLKAAFDALQDCYNRVDEVSRAEEGAADARFHLAIAEASHNAVLLHTIRGLFDLLKRNVVTNIGGMYQQRSETRDMLISQHRELYLAIVQGRADDAREVSSRHILYVQEVLQEAQQEAQRVARAERRSGR; from the coding sequence ATGGTTTTTGATCAGGTCCGCCAGCGGCGCCTGTCCGACGACATCGTCGATCGGTTGGAAGGGATGATTCTCGAGGGCACCCTCACCTCAGGCCAGCGCCTGCCGGCCGAGCGTGCCCTGGCCGAGCAGTTCGGCGTGTCCCGCCCGTCGTTGCGCGAGGCGATCCAGAAGCTGGTGGCCAAGGGGTTGCTGGTCAGCCGCCAGGGTGGTGGCAACTATGTGGCCGAGTCGCTGGGCTCGACCTTCAGCGACCCGCTGCTCAAGCTGCTCGAAGGCAGCCCCGAGGCGCAGCGTGACCTGCTGGAGTTTCGTCATACCCTGGAGGCGTCCTGCGCCTATTACGCCGCGCAGCGCGCCACCGAGCCCGATCGCCAGCGTTTGAAGGCCGCGTTCGACGCGCTGCAGGATTGCTACAACCGGGTCGACGAAGTCAGCCGGGCAGAGGAGGGCGCGGCCGATGCGCGCTTCCACCTGGCCATTGCCGAGGCCAGCCACAACGCGGTGTTGCTGCACACCATCCGCGGGTTGTTCGACCTGCTCAAGCGCAACGTGGTGACCAATATCGGCGGCATGTACCAGCAGCGCAGCGAGACCCGCGACATGCTGATCAGCCAGCATCGCGAGTTGTACCTGGCGATTGTCCAGGGGCGGGCGGACGATGCGCGGGAGGTGTCGAGCCGACACATCCTTTACGTGCAGGAGGTGCTGCAGGAGGCGCAGCAAGAGGCCCAGCGGGTGGCACGGGCGGAGCGGCGCAGCGGGCGCTGA
- a CDS encoding lactate permease LctP family transporter, translated as MQTWQQLYSPLGSLGLSALAAVIPIVFFFLALAVFRLKGHVAGSITLALSILVAIFAFQMPVDMALAAAGYGFLYGLWPIAWIIVAAVFLYKLTVKSGQFEVIRSSVLSITDDQRLQVLLIGFCFGAFLEGAAGFGAPVAITAALLVGLGFNPLYAAGLCLIANTAPVAFGALGIPIIVAGQVTGIDAFHIGAMTGRQLPLLSLFVPFWLVFMMDGLRGVKETWPAALVAGLSFAVTQYFTSNFIGPELPDITSALASLIALTLFLKVWQPKRAFSQAQGSVGAAVVQASGSQPSPYSFGEIFKAWSPFLILTVLVTIWTLKPFKAAFAPGGAMYNLVFNFAIPHLDQLVIKTAPIVTAPTAMPAVFKLDPISATGTAIFLSALISMAVLKINFKTGLTTLKETFWELRWPILSIGMVLAFAFVTNYSGMSSTMALVLAGTGAAFPFFSPFLGWLGVFLTGSDTSSNALFSSLQATTAHQIGVNDTLLVAANTSGGVTGKMISPQSIAVACAATGLVGKESDLFRFTVKHSLFFATIVGLITLVQAYWLTGMLVHH; from the coding sequence ATGCAAACCTGGCAACAACTCTATAGCCCGCTTGGTAGTCTTGGCCTGTCCGCACTGGCGGCGGTCATCCCCATCGTGTTCTTCTTCCTCGCCCTCGCCGTGTTCCGCCTCAAAGGCCACGTCGCCGGCAGCATCACCCTGGCGCTGTCGATCCTGGTGGCCATCTTCGCCTTCCAGATGCCGGTCGACATGGCCCTGGCCGCCGCCGGCTACGGCTTCCTCTACGGCCTGTGGCCAATTGCCTGGATCATCGTCGCCGCGGTGTTCCTCTACAAACTCACGGTCAAGAGCGGCCAGTTCGAAGTGATCCGCAGCTCGGTGCTGTCGATCACCGACGACCAGCGCCTGCAAGTGCTGCTGATCGGCTTCTGCTTCGGTGCCTTCCTCGAAGGCGCGGCCGGCTTCGGCGCCCCAGTGGCCATCACCGCCGCGCTGCTGGTGGGCCTGGGCTTCAACCCGCTGTACGCCGCCGGCCTGTGCCTGATCGCCAACACCGCGCCGGTGGCCTTCGGCGCCCTGGGCATCCCGATCATCGTCGCCGGGCAAGTCACCGGCATCGACGCCTTCCACATCGGCGCCATGACCGGCCGCCAGCTGCCGCTGCTGTCGCTGTTCGTGCCGTTCTGGCTGGTGTTCATGATGGATGGCCTGCGCGGCGTGAAAGAAACCTGGCCCGCCGCCCTGGTGGCCGGCCTGAGCTTCGCCGTGACCCAGTACTTCACCTCCAACTTCATCGGCCCGGAACTGCCGGACATCACCTCGGCCCTGGCCAGCCTGATCGCCCTGACCCTGTTCCTGAAAGTCTGGCAGCCCAAGCGTGCGTTCAGCCAGGCCCAGGGCAGCGTCGGCGCCGCGGTGGTGCAAGCGAGCGGCAGCCAGCCTTCGCCGTACAGCTTCGGCGAGATCTTCAAGGCCTGGTCGCCGTTCCTGATCCTCACCGTGCTGGTGACCATCTGGACCCTCAAGCCATTCAAGGCGGCCTTCGCCCCAGGCGGGGCGATGTACAACTTGGTGTTCAACTTCGCCATCCCGCACCTCGACCAACTGGTGATCAAGACCGCGCCGATCGTCACCGCGCCAACCGCCATGCCGGCGGTGTTCAAGCTCGACCCGATCTCCGCCACCGGCACCGCGATCTTCCTCTCGGCGCTGATCTCCATGGCGGTGCTCAAGATCAATTTCAAAACTGGTCTGACCACTTTGAAAGAGACGTTCTGGGAACTGCGCTGGCCGATCCTGTCGATCGGCATGGTGCTGGCCTTCGCCTTCGTCACCAACTACTCGGGCATGTCCTCGACCATGGCCCTGGTGCTGGCCGGCACCGGTGCGGCGTTCCCGTTCTTCTCGCCGTTCCTGGGCTGGCTGGGCGTGTTCCTGACCGGCTCGGACACCTCGTCCAACGCCCTGTTCAGCTCGCTGCAGGCCACCACCGCGCACCAGATCGGGGTCAACGACACCCTGCTGGTGGCGGCCAACACCAGCGGCGGCGTGACCGGCAAGATGATCTCGCCGCAGTCGATCGCCGTGGCCTGCGCCGCCACCGGCCTGGTGGGCAAGGAATCCGACCTGTTCCGTTTCACCGTCAAGCACAGCCTGTTCTTCGCCACCATCGTTGGCCTGATCACCCTGGTTCAGGCCTACTGGCTCACCGGCATGCTGGTTCATCACTAA